One Panicum virgatum strain AP13 chromosome 9K, P.virgatum_v5, whole genome shotgun sequence genomic region harbors:
- the LOC120646854 gene encoding probable methionine--tRNA ligase, whose protein sequence is MASSPPPPPKLPIPGRRNILITSALPYVNNVPHLGNIIGCVLSADVFARYCRLRGYNAIYICGTDEYGTATETKAMEEKCTPKEICDKYHAIHSEVYKWFNIKFDKFGRTSSPEQTEICHVIFHKLMENNWLTENTMQQLYCDTCQRFLADRLVEGTCPNKVCNAAARGDQCETCSTLLNPTELIDPKCKVCKNTPRVRDTDHLFLELPLLKGKLVNYINETSVAGMWSQNAIQATNAWLKEGLKPRCITRDLKWGVPVPHEKYKDKVFYVWFDAPIGYVSITASYTPDWEKWWKDPDNVELFQFMGKDNVPFHTIMFPSTLLGTGEKWTMMKTISVTEYLNYEAGKFSKSKGIGVFGNDAKDTNIPPEVWRYYLLMNRPEASDTLFTWADLQAKLNSELLNNLGNFINRVLSFVAKPAGAGYDSIVPDAPNAESHPLTKAYAEKTSKWVEQYLDAMEKVKLKQGLKCAMAVSSDGNAYLQESQFWKLYKEDSAACAIVMKTSLGLVYLLACLLEPFMPSFSEEVLRQLNLSPEENLSFSEEKGEIAKAKSPWDFVPAGHKIGKPVPLFKELKDEEVALHREKYAGSQAERSSKAAADAEASKVANQLKGSKLSDGGPKKEQKKQSGGSKSKTAEADITVAKLDIRVGLIRKAEKHPDADSLYVEEIDVGEGTPRTVVSGLVKFIPLEEMQNRKVCVLCNLKPVAMRGIKSHAMVLAASNEDHTKVELVEPPESAAVGERVTFAGFSGEPEASLSGKSKTWEKLAAELHSNGELVACYKDVPFTTSAGVCKVKTIANGEIR, encoded by the exons ATggcttcctccccgccgccgccgccgaagttgccgatccccggccgcCGCAACATACTCATCACCAGCGCGCTTCCGTATGTCAATAATGTCCCCCACCTCGGGAACATCATCGGCT GTGTGCTCAGCGCCGATGTGTTCGCGCGGTACTGCCGGCTCCGGGGTTACAACGCCATCTACATATGCGGTACTGATGAGTACGGGACGGCCACCGAGACGaaggccatggaggagaagtGCACGCCCAAGGAGATCTGCGACAA GTACCATGCTATTCATAGTGAAGTTTACAAGTGGTTTAACATAAAATTTGACAAGTTTGGACGCACATCCTCTCCTGAGCAAACAGAAATCTGCCATGTAATTTTCCATAAATTAATGGAAAACAATTGGCTCACAGAAAATACTATGCAGCAG CTTTACTGTGATACATGTCAAAGATTTTTGGCTGATCGGCTTGTTGAAGGAACATGCCCAAACAAAGTCTGTAATGCAGCAGCACGTGGAGATCAGTGTGAAACATGCAGCACCTTGTTGAATCCAACCGAACTGATTGACCCGAAGTGTAAA GTTTGTAAGAATACTCCACGTGTTCGTGACACAGATCACTTATTCTTGGAGCTTCCTCTGTTAAAAGGCAAGTTGGTAAACTACATAAATGAAACTTCAGTAGCTGGTATGTGGAGTCAAAATGCTATTCAAGCAACAAACGCATGGCTGAAGGAAGGGCTAAAGCCGCGCTGCATCACCAGAGATCTTAAATGGGGTGTTCCTGTACCTCACGAGAAGTATAAAGACAAG GTGTTCTATGTTTGGTTTGATGCACCTATTGGTTATGTGTCTATTACGGCATCATATACACCTGACTGGGAGAAGTGGTGGAAGGATCCTGATAATGTAGAATTGTTCCAGTTTATGGGCAAAGATAATGTGCCATTTCACACG ATCATGTTCCCTTCAACACTACTTGGAACTGGGGAAAAGTGGACAATGATGAAGACAATAAGTGTTACTGAATATCTAAATTATGAAGCAG GAAAATTCTCCAAGAGTAAAGGTATAGGAGTCTTTGGTAATGATGCAAAGGATACAAATATTCCTCCTGAAGTATGGCGATACTACCTGCTTATGAATCGCCCTGAG GCATCAGATACACTCTTTACTTGGGCTGATTTGCAAGCCAAATTGAACAGCGAGTTGCTGAACAACTTGGGGAACTTCATCAATCGTGTGCTAAGTTTTGTTGCAAAACCAGCTG gaGCTGGATATGATTCCATTGTACCTGATGCTCCTAATGCGGAATCACATCCATTGACAAAGGCATATGCAGAAAAAACCAGTAAATGGGTTGAGCAATATCTCGATGCAATGGAAAAG GTTAAACTGAAACAAGGACTGAAGTGTGCAATGGCCGTTTCTAGTGATGGAAATGCGTATCTGCAA GAGAGCCAGTTTTGGAAACTTTACAAGGAAGATTCAGCAGCATGTGCGATTGTGATGAAAACTTCACTTGGTCTTGTTTACCTCCTTGCCTGTCTGCTGGAGCCTTTCATGCCCTCCTTCTCTGAAGAA GTGTTACGTCAATTAAACTTGTCCCCTGAAGAAAACCTGTCATTCAgtgaagaaaaaggagaaatcGCAAAGGCAAAATCTCCTTGGGATTTTGTACCAGCAGGGCACAAAATTGGAAAGCCTGTTCCTCTATTCAAGGAATTG AAAGATGAAGAAGTAGCTCTCCATAGAGAAAAATATGCGGGTAGCCAAGCTGAGAGAAGCTCGAAAGCAGCAGCTGATGCTGAGGCCAGCAAAGTTGCTAACCAGCTCAAGGGCTCGAAATTATCTG ATGGAGGTCCAAAGAAGGAACAAAAGAAACAATCTGGTGGTTCAAAATCAAAGACAGCAGAGGCAGATATTACCGTTGCAAAATTGGATATTCGAGTGGGGCTTATCAGAAAAGCAGAGAAGCATCCAGATGCTGATTCCCTTTACGTAGAGGAGATCGATGTTGGGGAGGGCACGCCAAGAACAGTGGTCAGCGGTCTCGTGAAATTCATACCTCTTGAAGAAATGCAG AATCGGAAAGTCTGTGTTCTCTGCAACCTGAAACCGGTGGCAATGCGTGGTATAAAATCACACGCCATGGTTTTGGCTGCATCAAATGAGGACCACACGAAG GTTGAGTTGGTGGAGCCACCAGAATCTGCTGCCGTGGGGGAGCGTGTCACCTTCGCTGGGTTCTCGGGGGAGCCCGAGGCTTCCCTCAGCGGCAAGAGCAAGACGTGGGAGAAGCTGGCCGCCGAGCTGCACAGCAACGGCGAGCTGGTGGCGTGCTACAAAGACGTGCCCTTCACCACCTCGGCCGGAGTCTGCAAGGTCAAGACAATAGCCAACGGGGAGATTCGCTAG
- the LOC120646856 gene encoding microtubule-associated protein 70-4-like: MGSLGEVDHGKEKFHGHGHSDPIVDELNRLENLLREKERELGNAYSEIKGLKVTEALKDKAIAELSKELKKQDEKMRSLEKQLEQKNLDVKRLSNERKEALSAQFAAEATLRRIHSSQKDEESVPFDAIIAPLESDIRKYRHEIAVLQDDNKALERHVKLKEVALVEAGNILRSALERALIVEDVQNQNIELKKQMEIYHEENKLLEKANRQKVLEVEKLTHTIIELEESILATGEVANAVHFYQNQVAKLKEEKKTLERELARAKVYVNRVASTAANEWKDDSDKLMPVKRWLEERRLLQGEIQRLRDKITIAEKSAKIEAQLNDKLKGRLKSLEEDMRNEISNSSTKEITKKVTPGRSTSQPRQPNTARVSSQPSSPEAINRRRPISQPRASIAGKVLKQPNSETESAEKTRLSKRFDSPRARTVAGKGERPTKNHLWAPRSKMPSDGGKENKEQNPNPKAHQNVSHSQGHGSTKVLDGNDECGVQCNEHQEALENERNANNSSAGSP, translated from the exons ATGGGTAGCCTGGGAGAGGTTGATCATGGCAAGGAGAAGttccatggccatggccactCTGATCCCATCGTCGACGAGCTCAACCGGCTGGAGAATCTCCTCAGAG AAAAGGAGCGAGAGCTAGGAAATGCATACAGTGAAATCAAAGGCTTAAAGGTGACGGAAGCTCTGAAGGACAAGGCTATTGCTGAG CTGAGCAAGGAACTAAAGAAACAGGACGAGAAGATGAGAAGTTTGGAAAAACAGCTTGAGCAGAAG AATTTGGATGTGAAACGATTAAGCAATGAGCGTAAAGAAGCATTGTCTGCACAGTTCGCTGCAGAAGCAACACTCCGAAGGATCCACTCTTCTCAAAAGGACGAGGAGTCAGTTCCTTTCGATGCCATCATTGCACCCTTGGAGTCAGACATAAGAAAGTACAGGCATGAG ATTGCAGTTCTCCAGGACGACAACAAGGCCCTAGAACGACATGTAAAGTTGAAGGAGGTGGCGCTTGTCGAAGCAGGGAACATTTTGCGTAGCGCACTTGAGAGGGCACTGATTGTAGAGGATGTTCAGAACCAGAACATCGAACTGAAGAAACAGATGGAGATATACCAT GAAGAGAACAAATTGTTAGAAAAGGCTAACAGACAGAAGGTGCTGGAGGTCGAGAAGCTCACGCATACCATTATTGAGCTTGAGGAGTCCATTCTTGCGACTGGTGAGGTTGCCAATGCAGTGCACTTCTATCAGAATCAGGTTGCCAAGTTGAAG GAGGAAAAGAAAACTCTTGAGAGGGAGCTAGCTCGAGCCAAGGTTTATGTCAATCGTGTTGCATCAACAGCGGCGAATGAATGGAAAGACGACTCTGATAAGCTGATGCCTGTCAAGAGATGGCTTGAAGAACGAAGGCTCCTGCAG GGAGAGATACAACGACTGCGTGACAAGATAACAATAGCAGAGAAATCTGCAAAGATTGAAGCCCAGCTTAAC GACAAACTAAAAGGGAGGCTGAAATCACTCGAAGAAGACATGAGAAATGAAATATCCAACTCCTCTACAAAGGAAATTACCAAAAAAGTCACTCCCGGAAGATCAACATCTCAACCAAGACAACCCAACACAGCTAGAGTGTCGTCTCAACCATCCTCACCTGAAGCCATTAACAGGAGAAGGCCAATATCTCAACCAAGGGCATCAATAGCAGGGAAAGTGTTGAAGCAACCTAATTCAGAAACAGAATCTGCTGAGAAGACTAGGCTTTCTAAGCGATTCGATAGCCCAAGAGCAAGAACGGTGGCTGGTAAAGGTGAGCGTCCTACGAAAAATCATCTGTGGGCGCCAAGAAGCAAAATGCCCTCCGATGGTGGGAAAGAAAACAAAGAACAAAACCCAAATCCCAAGGCGCATCAGAATGTTTCACATTCACAAGGGCATGGCAGCACAAAAGTGCTCGATGGAAATGACGAATGTGGAGTTCAATGTAACGAACATCAAGAAGCTCTGGAGAATGAGAGAAATGCAAACAACTCCAGTGCTGGTAGCCCTTAG
- the LOC120646855 gene encoding pentatricopeptide repeat-containing protein ATP4, chloroplastic, translating to MASLPLCRSPPSLLPSWPHRPISASFHPKNPSSPVAAHVSVQDPPPQDPAPPSDSSPNGTRPSSNTRYLWVNPNSPRAAGVVRARAGSGRRSRLASAAAVLGACEPAEAAVAAALEAAFPEPPSEQDAVIVLNTAAAARPETAVLALRWFLGNAGVRKKVILYNVLLKLLRKRRRWSETEALWAEMLQDGVQPDNATFSTVISCARACGLPSKAVEWFEKMPEFGCSPDMLTYSAVIDAYGRAGNAEAALRLYDRARSEKWQLDPVICSTVIKVHSTTGNFDGALNVFEEMKAAGVKPNLVVYNTMLDAMGRAMRPWVVKTIHREMVDQQVQPSRATYCCLLHAYTRARYGEDAMAVYRLMKDEVMDIDVMLYNMLLSMCADIGYVDEAEEIFGDMKVSVDARSKPDSWSYSSMVTLYSSTANVLGAEGILSEMVGAGFKPNIFVLTSLIRCYGKVGHTDDVVRSFDMLEDLGISPDDRFCGCLLSVAGNTPPEELGKVINCIERSNAQLGAVVKLLVDRSASSESFRKAASELLSSSRGVVKMPYCNSLMDLCVNLNQMEKACALLDAAQQLGIYAHIQTRTQTQWSLHLRGLSVGAALTTLHVWMNDLDTALQSGGEGLPPLLGIHTGQGKNTYSDRGLAAMFEAHLKELDAPFHEAPDKAGWFLTTSVAAKHWLETKKASELVAV from the coding sequence ATGGCTTCCCTGCCTCTTTGCCGCTcgccgccctccctcctcccctcaTGGCCTCAccggccaatctccgcctcctTCCACCCCAAGAACCCCTCCTCCCCTGTCGCCGCTCACGTCTCCGTCCAGGACCCGCCTCCCCAAGACCCGGCGCCTCCCTCTGATTCCAGCCCAAATGGCACCAGGCCCAGCAGCAACACGAGGTACCTGTGGGTCAACCCCAacagcccgcgcgccgccggcgtcgtccgCGCGCGTGCCGggtccggccgccgctcgcgtctcgcctccgccgccgcggtgctcgGCGCGTGCGAGCCCGCcgaggcggccgtggcggccgcGCTTGAGGCCGCGTTCCCCGAGCCGCCCTCCGAGCAGGACGCCGTTATCGTGCTgaacacggccgccgccgccaggccggAGACTGCCGTGCTCGCTCTCCGCTGGTTCCTGGGGAACGCCGGGGTCCGGAAGAAGGTCATCCTCTACAACGTGTTGCTCAAGCTGCTGCGCAagaggcggcgctggagcgAGACTGAGGCGCTCTGGGCCGAGATGCTGCAGGACGGCGTGCAGCCCGACAACGCCACCTTCTCGACCGTCATCAGCTGCGCGCGCGCCTGCGGCCTGCCCAGCAAGGCCGTGGAGTGGTTCGAGAAGATGCCGGAGTTCGGGTGCTCCCCGGACATGCTCACGTACTCCGCGGTGATCGACGCGTACGGCCGCGCCGGGAACGCAGAGGCGGCCCTCCGCTTGTACGACCGCGCCCGCTCGGAGAAATGGCAGCTCGACCCTGTGATCTGCTCGACGGTGATCAAGGTACACTCGACCACCGGCAACTTCGACGGCGCACTCAACGTGTTCGAGGAAATGAAGGCGGCCGGGGTGAAGCCAAACCTTGTCGTGTACAACACAATGTTGGACGCCATGGGCCGTGCAATGCGACCATGGGTGGTGAAGACTATACACAGAGAGATGGTTGATCAGCAGGTGCAGCCCAGCAGGGCAACATACTGTTGTCTCCTGCACGCTTACACCAGGGCGCGCTATGGTGAGGACGCCATGGCTGTGTACCGGCTGATGAAGGACGAGGTGATGGACATCGACGTGATGCTGTACAACATGCTCCTATCTATGTGCGCAGACATTGGCTATGTCGATGAGGCTGAGGAGATCTTCGGTGACATGAAAGTGTCCGTCGATGCCCGGTCCAAGCCTGATAGCTGGAGCTACTCATCAATGGTGACTCTGTATTCCTCCACTGCCAACGTCCTAGGCGCGGAGGGCATACTTAGCGAGATGGTGGGGGCCGGCTTCAAGCCGAACATCTTCGTCCTCACCTCGCTTATCCGGTGCTATGGCAAAGTGGGGCACACCGACGACGTCGTCAGGTCGTTTGACATGCTCGAGGACCTTGGTATCAGCCCCGACGACAGATTCTGCGGCTGCCTTCTCAGCGTGGCGGGGAACACGCCACCTGAAGAGCTGGGCAAGGTGATCAACTGCATCGAGAGGAGCAATGCTCAGCTTGGCGCCGTGGTAAAGCTCCTGGTGGACAGGAGCGCCTCCTCTGAATCTTTCAGGAAAGCAGCCAGTGAGCTGCTGAGCAGCTCCCGCGGCGTGGTGAAGATGCCTTACTGCAACAGCCTGATGGACCTGTGCGTGAACCTGAACCAGATGGAGAAGGCCTGCGCGCTTCTCGacgccgcgcagcagctcgGCATCTACGCCCACATCCAGACACGGACCCAGACGCAGTGGTCGCTGCACCTCAGGGGCCTCTCCGTCGGCGCGGCACTGACCACGCTGCACGTCTGGATGAACGACCTGGACACGGCGCTgcagagcggcggcgaggggctgcCGCCTTTGCTGGGGATCCACACGGGGCAGGGGAAGAACACGTACTCAGACAGAGGACTGGCTGCCATGTTCGAGGCGCATCTGAAGGAGCTCGACGCGCCGTTCCACGAGGCACCCGACAAGGCCGGCTGGTTCTTGACGACGAGCGTTGCTGCCAAGCACTGGCTGGAGACGAAGAAAGCGTCTGAATTAGTAGCTGTGTGA